A genomic segment from Rubrobacter tropicus encodes:
- a CDS encoding aldehyde dehydrogenase family protein, producing MLEILNPATEEVVERLEPATAEDADAAVARAKKAFPAWRDVAPADRSRLLRRLAGALEAERENLAQLESRDTGKPINDARGEMGMVADTFHYYAGMPERILGDTIPVSGGVDVTFREPLGVVGLIVPWNFPLTIASWKMAPALAAGNTIVLKPAELTPLTALEFGRIAREAGIPEGVVNVLVGPGSVVGQRLVEHEDVAKVAFTGSTAVGRGIMAGAAGTIKRVTLELGGKSANVVFADADLEKAAASAPMAVFGNAGQDCCARSRILVQKDVFDEFLDRMKPAVEALRVGDPLDEATEMGPLISADHRERVAAYVPEDAPVAFKGEAPESSGFWFPPTVLAPVSNDDKAAREEIFGPVVAVIPFEDEDDAVRQANDTPYGLSGSIWTQNGAKALRVARRIDTGVLSINSNTSVRVATPFGGFKQSGVGRELGPHALDHYTELKNVYISTEEG from the coding sequence TTGTTGGAGATCCTGAACCCCGCCACCGAAGAGGTCGTCGAACGCCTCGAACCCGCCACGGCCGAGGACGCCGACGCCGCCGTCGCCCGCGCCAAGAAGGCCTTCCCGGCGTGGCGCGACGTAGCGCCCGCCGACCGTTCGCGTCTCCTGCGCCGCCTCGCCGGCGCGCTCGAGGCCGAAAGGGAGAACCTGGCGCAGCTCGAATCGAGAGACACGGGCAAGCCCATAAACGACGCCCGCGGCGAGATGGGCATGGTGGCCGACACCTTCCACTACTACGCCGGGATGCCCGAGAGGATACTTGGCGACACCATCCCGGTCTCCGGGGGCGTTGACGTCACCTTCCGGGAGCCCTTGGGCGTCGTCGGCCTGATCGTGCCCTGGAACTTCCCGCTCACCATCGCGAGCTGGAAGATGGCGCCCGCCCTGGCCGCCGGTAACACCATCGTCCTGAAGCCTGCCGAGCTTACCCCCCTCACGGCGCTGGAGTTCGGGCGCATAGCGCGCGAGGCCGGCATACCCGAGGGCGTCGTCAACGTCCTCGTCGGACCCGGCAGCGTGGTGGGGCAGAGGCTCGTCGAGCACGAGGACGTGGCGAAGGTCGCGTTCACGGGCTCGACGGCCGTGGGCCGCGGCATCATGGCCGGCGCCGCCGGCACCATCAAGCGCGTAACCCTGGAACTCGGCGGCAAGTCCGCCAACGTAGTCTTCGCCGACGCCGACCTCGAAAAGGCGGCCGCAAGCGCCCCGATGGCCGTCTTCGGCAACGCAGGTCAAGACTGCTGCGCGAGATCCCGCATCCTCGTCCAAAAAGACGTCTTCGACGAGTTCCTGGACAGGATGAAGCCCGCCGTGGAAGCCCTGCGCGTCGGCGACCCGCTGGACGAGGCGACGGAGATGGGCCCGCTCATCTCCGCCGATCACCGAGAGAGGGTAGCGGCCTACGTGCCCGAAGACGCGCCCGTGGCTTTTAAAGGCGAAGCCCCCGAAAGCTCGGGTTTCTGGTTCCCGCCGACCGTGCTCGCGCCGGTCTCCAACGACGACAAAGCCGCGCGGGAGGAGATCTTCGGCCCCGTGGTCGCCGTGATCCCGTTCGAAGACGAGGACGACGCCGTCCGGCAGGCGAACGACACCCCCTACGGCCTCTCCGGCTCGATCTGGACCCAGAACGGCGCTAAGGCCCTGCGCGTCGCGAGGCGCATCGACACGGGTGTCCTCTCCATAAACTCGAACACCTCCGTCAGGGTCGCGACCCCGTTCGGAGGCTTCAAGCAGTCGGGCGTCGGCCGCGAACTCGGACCGCACGCCCTCGACCACTACACCGAACTCAAGAACGTCTACATCTCGACGGAGGAGGGCTAG
- the eat gene encoding ethanolamine permease, with amino-acid sequence MEQRQLQRGAAGWVLLAGLGVAYVISGDFAGWHFGLSEGGWGGLLIATLLMATMYITMVFSLAELSSTIPTAGGGYGFARRALGPLGGFATGTAILIEYAVAPAAIATFIGGYMDTLVGVGGWVVYLGCYVVFVGIHLYGVGEALKLMFGITVVAVVALAVFIVGMIPQFEVSNLFTIEATNAAGASSFLPLGFVGIWAAFPFAIWFFLAIEGVPLAAEETRDPSTDMPKGLIGGMAALLLFAVLVLFFGPGGAGSAAFTTDEMLAAPSVLPLAMEEAYGGTTALGAIVNIAGLAGLVASFFSIIFAYSRQMFALSRAGYLPKVLSLTGSRRTPWVALIVPGIIGFLLALTVNGATLINIAVFGATVSYALMMLSHIVLRRREPDLERPYRTPGGTVTSGIALVLALAAVVATFIVDRNAALIMLGVYALFIVYFLVYSRHHLVAQAPEEEFATIEQAEAELAGS; translated from the coding sequence ATGGAGCAGCGGCAGTTGCAGCGGGGGGCCGCCGGATGGGTGTTGCTCGCGGGGCTCGGGGTGGCTTACGTCATCTCGGGCGACTTCGCGGGCTGGCACTTCGGGCTCTCCGAGGGCGGGTGGGGGGGGCTGCTAATCGCGACGTTGCTGATGGCGACGATGTACATCACGATGGTGTTCTCGCTGGCCGAGTTGTCTTCCACCATACCGACGGCCGGGGGAGGATACGGGTTCGCCCGGCGGGCGCTGGGGCCGCTGGGCGGGTTCGCGACGGGGACGGCCATTCTGATCGAGTACGCCGTCGCGCCGGCGGCCATCGCGACGTTCATCGGCGGGTACATGGACACGCTCGTCGGGGTTGGGGGTTGGGTAGTCTACCTCGGCTGTTACGTGGTCTTCGTGGGGATACACCTCTACGGCGTCGGGGAGGCGCTCAAGCTCATGTTCGGCATCACCGTCGTCGCCGTCGTGGCGCTCGCGGTGTTCATCGTCGGCATGATCCCGCAGTTCGAGGTCTCCAACCTGTTCACGATAGAGGCGACGAACGCCGCGGGGGCCAGTTCGTTCTTGCCGCTCGGGTTCGTGGGGATATGGGCGGCTTTCCCGTTTGCGATCTGGTTCTTCCTCGCCATCGAGGGCGTCCCCCTCGCCGCCGAGGAGACGAGGGACCCATCGACGGATATGCCAAAGGGGCTCATCGGCGGCATGGCGGCGCTGCTCCTGTTCGCGGTGCTCGTCCTCTTCTTCGGGCCCGGCGGCGCGGGCTCCGCGGCTTTCACGACCGACGAGATGCTGGCTGCGCCCTCCGTGCTGCCCCTGGCGATGGAGGAGGCCTACGGCGGCACCACCGCGCTCGGGGCCATCGTCAACATCGCGGGGCTCGCCGGCCTCGTGGCCTCTTTCTTCTCCATCATCTTCGCCTACTCGCGCCAGATGTTCGCCCTCTCCCGCGCCGGCTATCTGCCGAAGGTGCTCTCCCTGACCGGTTCGCGCAGGACCCCGTGGGTCGCCCTCATCGTGCCCGGCATCATCGGCTTTTTGCTCGCCCTCACCGTCAACGGCGCCACGCTCATCAACATCGCCGTCTTCGGGGCCACGGTGAGCTACGCTCTCATGATGCTCTCGCACATCGTTCTCCGCCGCCGCGAGCCAGACCTGGAGCGGCCCTACCGGACGCCCGGAGGGACCGTTACCTCCGGCATCGCGCTCGTGCTGGCGCTCGCGGCCGTGGTGGCGACCTTTATCGTGGACCGCAACGCGGCCCTCATAATGCTCGGCGTCTACGCGCTCTTTATCGTCTACTTCCTGGTCTACAGCCGCCACCACCTGGTCGCCCAGGCCCCGGAGGAGGAGTTCGCGACGATCGAGCAGGCCGAGGCCGAACTGGCCGGAAGCTAG
- a CDS encoding 3-oxoacyl-ACP reductase gives MPGRLEGKVAVITGAASGIGRETARRFAEEGAKVVVADLADEPGKQAAEEVGGLYVRANVTDPDDVRRMYGEASEHFGGIDVLFNNAGISPPDDGSILETEMEAWDRVQNVNLRSVYLCCKHGIPHLLERGGGSVVNTASFVAVMGAATSQISYTASKGGVLAMSRELGVQFARQGVRVNALCPGPVNTPLLQELFAKDPERAARRLVHLPMGRFAEAVEIANAALFLASDESSYMTASTFLVDGGLSGAYVTPE, from the coding sequence ATGCCGGGACGCCTCGAAGGCAAGGTGGCGGTCATCACGGGTGCGGCCAGCGGCATCGGCCGCGAGACGGCCCGCCGCTTCGCCGAAGAAGGCGCGAAGGTCGTCGTCGCCGACCTCGCAGACGAGCCGGGCAAACAGGCCGCCGAGGAGGTGGGCGGCCTCTACGTCCGCGCGAACGTCACGGACCCCGACGACGTGCGGAGGATGTACGGGGAGGCGTCGGAACATTTCGGCGGCATCGACGTGCTCTTCAACAACGCGGGCATCTCCCCGCCGGACGACGGCTCGATCCTCGAGACCGAGATGGAGGCCTGGGACAGGGTACAGAACGTGAACCTGAGGTCCGTCTACCTCTGCTGCAAACACGGGATACCGCACCTGCTGGAGCGGGGCGGGGGTTCCGTCGTGAACACGGCGTCTTTCGTGGCCGTTATGGGGGCCGCGACGTCCCAGATCTCCTACACCGCGTCCAAGGGCGGCGTTCTCGCCATGAGCCGCGAGCTCGGCGTCCAGTTCGCCCGCCAGGGCGTGAGGGTGAACGCGCTGTGCCCCGGCCCCGTCAACACGCCGCTGTTGCAGGAGCTATTCGCCAAGGACCCGGAGAGGGCCGCCAGGCGGCTCGTCCACCTGCCGATGGGCCGTTTCGCGGAGGCCGTCGAGATCGCCAACGCCGCCCTCTTCCTCGCCTCCGACGAGTCCTCGTACATGACCGCCTCGACCTTCCTGGTCGACGGCGGCCTCTCCGGGGCATACGTTACGCCCGAGTAA
- a CDS encoding PLP-dependent cysteine synthase family protein — translation MKSGLSNSILDAIGDTPMLEIDGVYCKLEYLNPSGSVKARIAKYMIERAEDEGLLKHGDTIVEATSGNTGNALSMVAAVKGYRMLVVMPEGMSGERVAISRAFGAEVMEIGHFHVDEALAKAKELGNEPGYFCPSQFESEWNVEENRTWLGPEILDQLPEGVVPDALVMGVGTGGTLVGVGQAFREVNPDVRLFAMEPSESSTILCGEVGEHLIEGIADGFVPGIFQRHQKLVNDTLAVDSEEAVGEMRRLAKHHGLFVGPSSGANLIAARKVRESHPEIVHVVTLFCDEGEKYIQDHFAARDEVKLTAENYT, via the coding sequence ATGAAGAGCGGACTGTCCAACAGCATCCTCGACGCCATCGGCGACACGCCGATGCTGGAGATCGACGGCGTCTACTGCAAGCTCGAGTACCTGAACCCCTCGGGGTCCGTGAAAGCGCGCATAGCGAAGTACATGATCGAACGCGCCGAAGACGAGGGACTCCTCAAACACGGCGACACCATCGTGGAAGCAACGAGCGGCAACACCGGCAACGCCCTCTCGATGGTCGCCGCCGTCAAGGGCTACAGGATGCTCGTCGTCATGCCCGAGGGGATGAGCGGCGAGCGCGTCGCCATAAGCCGCGCCTTCGGGGCCGAAGTGATGGAGATAGGCCACTTCCACGTCGACGAAGCATTGGCCAAAGCGAAAGAACTCGGCAATGAACCGGGCTATTTTTGCCCTTCTCAGTTCGAGAGCGAGTGGAACGTCGAGGAGAATCGGACCTGGCTCGGGCCGGAGATCCTGGACCAGCTCCCCGAAGGCGTGGTCCCTGACGCCCTCGTAATGGGCGTCGGCACCGGCGGCACCCTCGTCGGCGTCGGCCAGGCTTTTAGGGAAGTAAACCCCGACGTCCGGCTCTTCGCGATGGAGCCCTCCGAGTCCTCCACCATCCTCTGCGGCGAGGTCGGCGAGCATCTCATAGAGGGCATAGCCGACGGCTTCGTCCCAGGCATCTTCCAGCGCCACCAGAAGCTCGTAAACGACACCCTCGCCGTCGACTCCGAGGAGGCAGTCGGGGAGATGCGCCGCCTCGCGAAGCACCACGGCCTCTTCGTCGGCCCCTCAAGCGGAGCCAACCTCATAGCCGCCAGGAAGGTCAGGGAGAGCCACCCGGAGATAGTGCACGTAGTAACCCTGTTCTGCGACGAGGGAGAGAAGTACATCCAGGATCACTTCGCTGCGAGGGATGAGGTCAAGCTCACAGCCGAGAACTACACCTAA
- the gcvPA gene encoding aminomethyl-transferring glycine dehydrogenase subunit GcvPA, translated as MARFTPHTDDDVREMLDAIGVETLDDLFADVSPKFQGELDLPPALSEYEALRDVDRLAKENDTGLPIFLGAGAYDRIVPSTVGAVISRGEFLTSYTPYQPEISQGTLQSIFEFQSIVSELTGLEVSNASVYDGANAVAEAALMTARLTKRDPRVAVSAGLNPRYREVIETYRVEVVELPFEDGTTDFSEVPDGVSGVFVQSPNFFGVVEDIEAASGAAHAAGALCVAVCDPISLAVLEAPGNLGADVAVGEAQPLGMPLLFGGPYAGYMATDQKSVRQLPGRICGETVDKDGKLAYVLTLRGREQDIRRAKANSNICTNQALTALAATVYTALMGPEGLREVAESSVSKAHYLAERLQASGFRLRYPEAPFLWEFVVELPDVKKANEALLKAGMVGGLDLGDGGMLVAVTEKRTKEELDAFVGVVANGG; from the coding sequence GTGGCGAGGTTTACACCGCACACCGACGACGACGTACGGGAGATGCTGGACGCCATCGGCGTCGAGACGCTCGACGACCTTTTCGCCGACGTCTCTCCAAAGTTCCAGGGGGAGCTGGACCTCCCGCCGGCGCTCTCGGAGTACGAGGCGCTCAGGGACGTGGACCGGCTGGCGAAAGAGAACGATACCGGGCTCCCGATCTTCCTCGGCGCGGGCGCCTACGATAGGATCGTGCCTTCCACGGTCGGCGCCGTTATCTCGCGCGGAGAGTTTTTGACCTCCTACACGCCGTACCAGCCGGAGATCAGCCAGGGCACCCTCCAGTCCATCTTCGAGTTCCAGTCCATTGTTTCTGAGTTGACGGGCCTGGAAGTCTCGAACGCCTCGGTCTACGACGGCGCAAACGCCGTCGCCGAAGCCGCCCTCATGACCGCCCGCCTGACTAAACGTGATCCAAGAGTGGCTGTCTCGGCCGGCCTGAACCCCCGCTACCGCGAGGTCATAGAGACATACCGCGTCGAGGTCGTCGAGCTGCCTTTCGAGGACGGAACCACGGACTTCTCGGAAGTGCCGGACGGCGTCTCCGGCGTCTTCGTGCAGAGCCCGAACTTTTTCGGGGTCGTGGAAGATATAGAAGCAGCTTCCGGGGCGGCGCACGCTGCCGGCGCGTTGTGCGTGGCGGTCTGCGACCCGATCTCGCTCGCGGTCCTCGAAGCGCCGGGCAACCTCGGGGCCGACGTCGCGGTCGGCGAGGCCCAGCCGCTCGGGATGCCGCTCCTCTTCGGTGGCCCTTACGCCGGCTACATGGCGACGGACCAGAAGTCCGTCCGCCAGCTCCCGGGACGCATCTGCGGCGAGACCGTGGACAAGGACGGCAAACTCGCCTACGTCCTGACCCTGCGCGGGCGCGAGCAGGACATCCGTAGGGCCAAGGCGAACTCCAACATCTGCACCAACCAGGCGCTAACGGCGCTCGCCGCCACCGTCTACACGGCGCTCATGGGGCCGGAAGGATTGCGCGAGGTGGCGGAGTCGTCCGTCTCCAAGGCGCATTATCTGGCAGAGAGGCTTCAGGCTTCGGGCTTCAGGCTCCGGTATCCGGAGGCCCCCTTCCTGTGGGAGTTCGTGGTTGAGTTGCCTGATGTAAAGAAGGCCAACGAGGCTTTGCTTAAGGCCGGCATGGTCGGCGGGTTGGATCTCGGGGACGGGGGAATGCTGGTGGCGGTTACGGAGAAGAGGACCAAAGAGGAGCTCGACGCTTTCGTGGGGGTGGTGGCGAATGGTGGATAA
- a CDS encoding gamma-glutamyl-gamma-aminobutyrate hydrolase family protein — translation MSGRPTVGITAATETVSYGAWKAMPAFLSPANYVYAVQRAGGRPVLLPPDEEDAGEPDGLLDLLDALILTGGAGDLDPDLYGQEPHPETGPVQQERDAYELALVRAAIGRRMPVLGICRGMHVLNVAYGGGLEQHLPDVLGHEEHRHTPGTFADHEVVLEAGSLAARAVGSERTPVKSHHHQGIKDVGEGLVVTGRSEDEAVEAIEDPSCPFVLGVLWHPEEDEKSQLIRALVSEVS, via the coding sequence GTGAGCGGGAGGCCCACGGTCGGCATCACCGCCGCGACGGAGACCGTCAGCTACGGGGCGTGGAAGGCGATGCCGGCCTTCCTCAGCCCGGCCAACTACGTGTACGCCGTTCAGCGGGCCGGGGGCAGGCCCGTCCTGCTCCCGCCCGACGAGGAGGACGCGGGGGAGCCGGACGGCCTCCTCGATCTCCTCGACGCCCTGATCCTGACCGGCGGCGCAGGCGACCTCGACCCCGACCTCTACGGCCAGGAGCCGCACCCCGAAACCGGACCCGTCCAGCAGGAGCGCGATGCCTACGAGCTCGCGCTGGTCCGGGCTGCCATAGGCCGAAGGATGCCGGTCCTCGGCATCTGCCGCGGGATGCACGTTTTGAACGTCGCCTACGGCGGCGGCCTCGAGCAGCACCTCCCCGACGTGCTCGGCCACGAGGAGCACCGCCACACCCCGGGCACCTTCGCCGACCACGAAGTCGTGCTGGAGGCAGGATCCCTCGCCGCCCGCGCCGTGGGTTCGGAGAGGACGCCCGTAAAGTCCCACCACCACCAGGGGATAAAGGATGTGGGGGAGGGGCTGGTAGTCACGGGGCGCTCCGAGGACGAGGCCGTCGAGGCCATCGAGGATCCGTCCTGCCCGTTCGTGCTCGGCGTGCTCTGGCACCCGGAAGAAGACGAGAAGAGCCAACTTATAAGAGCATTAGTCTCGGAGGTATCGTAG
- the gcvPB gene encoding aminomethyl-transferring glycine dehydrogenase subunit GcvPB, with protein MVDNLIRTKGREGRRGYTLPKNDVDGTSLEKILPKAALRKEKPRLAEVDEPTVVRHYTNLSRQNWGIDTNFYPLGSCTMKHNPRANEVAANNPGFAGLHPLQPEAQAQGALQVMHELQGFLAEVSGLPAVSLQPLAGAQGELTSILMVKKFFEDSGDHGRTTVLVPSTAHGTNPATASMADFKAKEIGLDEHGCVDVDELRELVDETTAALMITNPNTCGVYERNIKEIAQVLHEAGAFLYMDGANMNANLGRMRPAEAGVDVMHFNLHKTFSTPHGGGGPGCGAIACSETLAPFRPDPAVEKDGETYSFVRPAQSIGRVAGFHGNFGQMLRAWNYIKMHGPDLRDVTDMAVLNANYVRARLGGTYQIPYDELCKHEVVVQPPKGKKALDIAKGLIDHGYHPPTIYFPLVVKEAMLIEPTETESKETLDDFIGAMLELAETTSEELEEAPTHAPTRRLDEARAARQLKARW; from the coding sequence ATGGTGGATAACCTGATCCGGACCAAAGGCCGCGAAGGCCGCAGGGGCTACACCCTTCCAAAAAACGATGTGGATGGAACGAGCCTCGAAAAAATTCTTCCGAAAGCGGCGCTCCGCAAGGAGAAGCCGCGCCTGGCCGAGGTGGACGAGCCGACCGTCGTGCGCCACTACACGAACCTCTCCCGCCAGAACTGGGGCATAGACACGAACTTCTACCCTTTGGGCTCCTGCACGATGAAGCACAACCCCCGCGCCAACGAGGTCGCCGCCAACAACCCCGGCTTCGCGGGGCTCCACCCCCTCCAGCCGGAGGCGCAGGCGCAAGGGGCGCTACAGGTCATGCACGAGCTGCAGGGTTTTCTGGCTGAGGTATCCGGGCTTCCGGCCGTGTCCCTGCAGCCACTGGCCGGGGCGCAGGGTGAGCTGACGAGCATCCTGATGGTCAAGAAGTTCTTCGAGGATTCGGGGGACCACGGGAGGACCACCGTTCTGGTGCCCTCGACGGCGCACGGGACGAACCCGGCCACGGCTTCGATGGCGGACTTCAAGGCGAAGGAGATCGGGCTCGACGAGCACGGATGCGTGGACGTCGACGAGCTGCGGGAGCTGGTGGACGAGACGACGGCCGCGCTCATGATCACGAACCCGAACACGTGCGGCGTCTACGAGAGAAACATCAAGGAGATAGCCCAGGTCCTCCACGAAGCCGGAGCCTTTCTCTACATGGACGGCGCGAACATGAACGCGAACCTCGGCCGGATGCGCCCCGCCGAGGCCGGCGTCGACGTGATGCACTTCAACCTCCACAAGACGTTCTCCACCCCCCACGGCGGCGGCGGCCCCGGCTGCGGCGCCATAGCCTGCTCCGAAACCCTCGCCCCCTTCCGCCCCGACCCCGCGGTCGAGAAGGACGGAGAGACCTACTCCTTCGTCCGCCCCGCGCAGAGCATCGGGCGGGTGGCGGGGTTCCACGGCAACTTCGGGCAGATGCTCCGGGCGTGGAACTACATCAAGATGCACGGCCCAGACCTGCGCGACGTGACCGACATGGCCGTCTTGAACGCGAACTACGTGAGGGCGCGACTCGGGGGGACTTACCAAATCCCTTACGACGAGCTCTGCAAGCACGAGGTCGTGGTTCAGCCCCCGAAGGGCAAGAAGGCGCTCGATATCGCCAAGGGGCTCATAGACCACGGCTACCACCCACCCACGATCTACTTCCCCCTCGTCGTCAAAGAGGCCATGCTCATAGAGCCCACGGAGACCGAGTCCAAGGAGACCCTCGATGACTTTATAGGCGCCATGCTGGAGCTGGCGGAGACGACCTCTGAAGAGCTGGAAGAGGCCCCCACCCACGCCCCCACGCGGCGCCTCGACGAGGCCCGCGCCGCCCGCCAGCTCAAGGCCCGGTGGTAA
- a CDS encoding GntR family transcriptional regulator yields MERRIEDLLLRGRYKAGDRIPPEAELVGSLGVSRVTVRAGLARLVDRGVLDRRQGSGTFLVNPPGGARLRSGLEKLETYTVHAERLGVRLSSRDLGITVAKAGLEEAEALEVERGKPLVRVSRVLLMENSPAAWMVDLVPESVISADQVREHFRPDAMLLDLLVSEGVPVGSSQMSIEAVMVAPEDPIGTKLQLESPSAALSLVQTMYLTDGRPVQRSHDTFLPGKLNLHVVRELFEVRKLA; encoded by the coding sequence GTGGAGCGGCGGATAGAGGATCTGCTGCTCAGGGGCCGGTACAAGGCCGGGGACCGCATACCTCCCGAGGCGGAGCTGGTCGGTTCCCTCGGCGTCTCGCGGGTCACGGTGCGGGCGGGGCTGGCGCGGCTCGTGGACCGCGGCGTGCTCGACCGTCGCCAGGGGAGCGGGACCTTTCTCGTAAACCCTCCGGGCGGGGCGCGGCTCAGGTCGGGACTGGAGAAGCTGGAGACCTACACCGTCCACGCCGAGCGGCTCGGGGTCAGGCTCTCCAGCCGGGATCTTGGCATAACGGTCGCGAAGGCCGGGCTGGAGGAAGCGGAAGCCCTTGAAGTTGAGAGAGGCAAGCCGCTGGTCCGGGTCTCGCGCGTCCTGCTCATGGAGAACAGCCCGGCCGCCTGGATGGTGGACCTCGTGCCCGAGAGCGTCATCAGCGCAGACCAGGTGCGCGAGCACTTCCGCCCCGACGCCATGCTGCTCGACCTCCTAGTCTCGGAAGGCGTCCCCGTGGGTTCCTCCCAGATGTCCATAGAGGCGGTCATGGTCGCCCCGGAAGACCCAATCGGCACGAAGCTACAACTGGAGTCGCCCTCCGCCGCCCTCTCCCTAGTCCAGACCATGTACCTCACCGACGGCCGCCCCGTCCAGCGCTCCCACGACACGTTCCTGCCGGGAAAGCTCAACCTGCACGTCGTAAGAGAGCTCTTCGAGGTTCGCAAGCTGGCGTAG
- a CDS encoding glutamine synthetase family protein gives METKPKGRLDLETLRSEVEAGRIDTVLIAMTDMQGRLQGKRLTATHFLDEVVEHDAEGCNYLLAVDVEMNTVGGYAMSSWEKGYGDFVFKPDMETLRLVPWQEGTAMVTCDLVWEDGSPVAASPRQILKRQLQRLAERGLEAFVGTELEFIVFKDSYEEAWRRGYKDLDPANLYNVDYSLLGTARIEPLLRRIRNTMAEAGLAVEDAKGECNFGQHEINFKFDRALATADGHAIYKNGAKEIASQEGCSITFMPKFDEREGNSCHIHLSLRSEDGTPVFANAHGFSETFERFLAGQVACLRELMPLFAPNINSYKRYAKGSFAPTAVAWGRDNRTCSLRVVGHGPSLRVENRIPGGDVNPYLAISAMIAAGLHGIDNELPLEDEFAGNAYETDKPHVPTSLGAARELFAASEVARDAFGDEVVEHYLNAAKVEIEAFEAAVTDWERYRTFERL, from the coding sequence ATGGAGACGAAACCAAAGGGCCGCCTCGACCTCGAAACGTTGAGGTCCGAGGTCGAGGCCGGGCGGATAGACACCGTCCTTATAGCGATGACGGACATGCAGGGCCGCCTCCAGGGCAAGCGCCTGACGGCCACGCACTTTTTGGACGAGGTCGTCGAGCACGACGCGGAAGGGTGCAACTACCTGCTCGCCGTGGACGTGGAGATGAACACCGTCGGGGGCTACGCGATGAGCTCCTGGGAGAAGGGCTACGGGGACTTCGTCTTCAAGCCCGACATGGAGACCTTGCGGCTCGTGCCCTGGCAGGAGGGGACGGCGATGGTGACGTGCGACCTCGTCTGGGAGGACGGGAGCCCCGTCGCGGCCTCGCCGCGCCAGATCCTCAAACGCCAGCTCCAACGCCTCGCCGAACGCGGCCTCGAAGCCTTCGTGGGGACCGAACTCGAGTTCATAGTCTTCAAAGACTCCTACGAGGAAGCCTGGAGAAGAGGGTACAAGGACTTAGATCCGGCCAACCTCTACAACGTGGACTACTCGCTGCTAGGTACTGCCAGGATAGAGCCGTTGCTGCGCCGGATACGGAACACGATGGCCGAGGCCGGGCTCGCGGTCGAGGACGCGAAGGGCGAGTGCAACTTCGGGCAGCACGAGATCAACTTCAAGTTCGACCGCGCCCTCGCAACCGCGGACGGGCACGCGATCTACAAGAACGGCGCCAAGGAGATCGCCTCCCAGGAGGGATGCTCGATCACCTTCATGCCCAAGTTCGACGAACGCGAGGGCAACTCCTGCCACATCCACCTGTCCCTGCGCAGCGAGGACGGGACCCCCGTCTTCGCCAACGCCCACGGGTTCAGCGAGACCTTCGAGCGCTTCCTGGCCGGGCAGGTCGCCTGCCTGCGCGAGCTCATGCCCCTCTTCGCCCCGAACATCAACTCGTACAAGCGCTACGCCAAGGGCTCGTTCGCGCCGACGGCCGTCGCCTGGGGCCGGGACAACCGCACGTGTAGCTTGCGGGTGGTCGGACACGGACCCTCTTTGAGGGTGGAGAACCGAATCCCGGGTGGGGACGTCAACCCGTACCTGGCCATCTCGGCCATGATCGCCGCCGGCCTGCACGGGATAGACAACGAACTCCCCCTCGAAGACGAGTTCGCCGGCAACGCCTACGAGACGGACAAGCCCCACGTACCGACGAGCCTGGGCGCCGCCCGCGAGCTCTTCGCGGCGAGCGAGGTGGCGAGGGACGCTTTCGGGGACGAGGTGGTCGAGCACTACCTGAACGCGGCGAAGGTCGAGATAGAGGCCTTCGAGGCTGCGGTCACCGACTGGGAACGCTACCGGACCTTCGAGCGCCTGTGA
- a CDS encoding VOC family protein has product MAATFIHTCYRILDPARSEDFYVNKLGMKKVGEMDLGSATNHFFALEEDPSSPMLELTHNHDQTEPYDKGSGYAHVAFTVDDLEGTVENLKGQGVTVTLEPKTLTADGNDYRIAFIEDPDGYKIELVQRGTMKVGEMMQ; this is encoded by the coding sequence ATGGCCGCCACCTTCATCCACACCTGCTACCGCATCCTCGACCCGGCAAGGAGCGAGGACTTCTACGTGAACAAGCTCGGCATGAAGAAGGTCGGCGAGATGGACCTCGGCTCCGCGACCAACCACTTCTTCGCCCTGGAAGAGGACCCGTCCTCCCCGATGCTGGAGCTCACCCACAACCACGACCAGACCGAACCCTACGACAAGGGCAGCGGCTACGCCCACGTCGCCTTCACGGTGGACGACCTGGAAGGTACGGTAGAGAACCTGAAGGGCCAAGGCGTAACGGTAACCCTCGAACCCAAGACCCTGACCGCCGACGGCAACGACTACCGCATAGCCTTCATAGAGGACCCCGACGGCTACAAAATAGAGCTGGTCCAGCGCGGAACGATGAAGGTGGGGGAGATGATGCAGTAA